Proteins from one Erythrolamprus reginae isolate rEryReg1 chromosome 6, rEryReg1.hap1, whole genome shotgun sequence genomic window:
- the LOC139168958 gene encoding polyamine deacetylase HDAC10-like — MAAGTALVYDGEMTNHKLLWEDPNCNLEVPERLSSCYDRLQHYNLIERCISVSAREGTESEIMLIHSMDYVEIVKSTEKMEKEELQKVSADYDAVYFHPTTYHCAKLAVGATLQLVDAVMSGKARNGLTLIRPPGHHSQRSEANGFCIFNNVAIAAKYAQRNYGLQRILIVDWDIHHGQGIQYAFDDDPSVLYFSWHRFEHQNFWPWLRESNYDAVGQGKGRGFNINVPWNQVGMGNSDYLAAVLHVLLPIAFEFDPELVLISAGYDSGIGDPEGQMKATPECFSHLTHFLMNLAHGKLCAVLENYEYSHIDTSLRI; from the exons ATGGCAGCTGGAACAGCCTTGGTTTATGATGGAGAAATGACCAACCATAAGCTACTTTGGGAAGA CCCAAACTGTAATTTGGAGGTCCCTGAACGGCTTTCCTCCTGCTATGACCGCCTTCAGCACTATAACCTGATTGAAAGATGCATTTCGGTCTCTGCCAGAGAAGGAACTGAGAGTGAAATCATGCTGATTCACAG taTGGATTATGTGGAAATTGTGAAGAGCACtgagaaaatggaaaaagaagagCTCCAAAAAGTCTCTGCTGACTATGATGCTGTTTATTTTCATCCA ACAACATATCATTGTGCCAAACTGGCTGTGGGAGCAACACTACAATTGGTAGATGCTGTGATGTCGGGAAAGGCCCGTAATGGTTTGACTCTAATAAG GCCTCCAGGTCATCACAGTCAAAGAAGTGAAGCAAATGGATTTTGTATCTTCAATAATGTTGCTATTGCAGCAAAATATGCTCAAAGAAATTATGGCTTGCAAAG GATCCTCATTGTTGACTGGGATATACATCATGGACAAGGAATTCAGTATGCATTTGATGATGACCCAAG TGTTCTCTATTTTTCCTGGCATCGGTTCGAACACCAGAACTTTTGGCCTTGGCTCCGTGAGTCTAATTATGATGCAGTTGGtcaggggaagggaagaggattCAACATAAATGTCCCTTGGAATCag GTTGGAATGGGAAATTCAGATTATTTGGCTGCAGTTCTTCATGTCTTGCTTCCAATAGCTTTTGAG TTTGATCCAGAACTTGTGTTGATTTCTGCTGGATATGACTCTGGCATAGGCGATCCAGAG GGGCAGATGAAAGCAACTCCAGAATGCTTTTCCCATCTTACCCATTTTCTAATGAATTTAGCTCATGGAAAGTTGTGTGCAGTTTTAGAG AATTATGAATATTCACATATTGACACTAGCCTaagaatatag